One segment of Streptomyces sp. NBC_00576 DNA contains the following:
- a CDS encoding sugar ABC transporter ATP-binding protein: MSNPDELLRIEGIGKSFPGVVALDGVDFDLRRGEVHVLLGENGAGKSTLIKMLSGAYRPDAGRVLVDGEETRIHGAQDSERLGIATIYQEFNLVPDLTVAENIFLGRQPRRYGMIDRKRMEAEAAVLLERVGVNVSPRARVRELGIARLQMVEIAKALSLNARVLIMDEPTAVLTSEEVEKLFAIVRKLREDGVGIVFITHHLEEIAALGDRVTVIRDGKSVGQVPADTPEDELVRLMVGRSIEQQYPREATEAGASLLKVEGLTRDGVFHDVSFEVRAGEVVGIAGLVGAGRTEVARAVFGADPYDQGSVSVAGAGVRGSDVGAAMAAGIGLVPEDRKGQGLVLDASVEENLGLVTLRAATRGGLVDLKGQRVAAAKVAERLGVRMAGLGQQVRTLSGGNQQKVVIGKWLLANTRVLILDEPTRGIDVGAKVEIYELINELTAAGAAVLMISSDLPEVLGMSDRVLVMAQGRIAGELTAAEATQDSVMALAVSTPTPVGTTGTTAVEGSRGH; encoded by the coding sequence GTGAGCAACCCGGACGAGTTGCTGCGCATCGAAGGCATAGGGAAGTCCTTCCCCGGCGTGGTCGCGCTCGACGGCGTCGACTTCGATCTTCGCCGCGGCGAGGTACACGTACTGCTCGGTGAGAACGGTGCGGGCAAGAGCACCCTCATCAAGATGCTCTCCGGCGCCTACCGCCCCGATGCCGGCCGTGTCCTCGTCGACGGCGAGGAGACCCGTATCCACGGGGCGCAGGATTCCGAGCGCCTCGGGATCGCCACCATCTACCAGGAGTTCAACCTGGTACCCGATCTGACGGTCGCCGAGAACATCTTCCTGGGGCGGCAGCCGCGTCGCTACGGGATGATCGACCGCAAGCGGATGGAGGCCGAGGCCGCCGTGCTCCTGGAGCGCGTGGGTGTGAACGTGTCTCCACGCGCGCGCGTGCGTGAACTCGGTATCGCGCGGCTCCAGATGGTCGAGATCGCGAAGGCGCTGAGCCTGAACGCGCGCGTCCTGATCATGGACGAGCCGACCGCCGTCCTCACCTCCGAAGAGGTCGAGAAGCTGTTCGCGATCGTGCGCAAGCTGCGCGAGGACGGCGTCGGGATCGTCTTCATCACCCATCACCTGGAGGAGATCGCCGCCCTGGGAGACCGGGTGACGGTGATCCGGGACGGCAAGAGCGTCGGACAGGTGCCGGCCGACACGCCCGAGGACGAGCTCGTACGGCTCATGGTCGGGCGGTCGATCGAACAGCAGTACCCGAGGGAGGCCACCGAGGCGGGCGCCTCGCTCCTCAAGGTGGAGGGCCTCACCCGGGACGGTGTCTTCCACGACGTGAGCTTCGAGGTGCGGGCCGGCGAGGTCGTCGGCATCGCGGGGCTGGTGGGGGCCGGGCGTACGGAAGTTGCGCGCGCGGTGTTCGGCGCCGATCCGTACGACCAGGGGTCCGTGTCCGTCGCGGGTGCCGGGGTGCGCGGGAGCGACGTCGGGGCCGCCATGGCCGCCGGGATCGGACTCGTGCCCGAGGACCGCAAGGGGCAGGGGCTGGTGCTCGACGCCTCCGTCGAGGAGAACCTCGGCCTGGTCACCCTGCGGGCCGCCACCAGGGGCGGGCTGGTCGACCTCAAGGGGCAGCGGGTCGCCGCCGCGAAGGTCGCCGAGCGGCTGGGCGTACGGATGGCGGGCCTCGGCCAGCAGGTGCGCACCCTCTCCGGGGGCAACCAGCAGAAGGTCGTCATCGGCAAGTGGCTGCTCGCGAACACCCGGGTGCTGATCCTCGACGAGCCGACGCGCGGTATCGACGTCGGTGCCAAGGTCGAGATCTACGAGCTGATCAACGAGCTGACGGCCGCCGGTGCCGCCGTACTGATGATCTCCAGCGATCTGCCCGAGGTGCTCGGTATGAGCGACCGGGTGCTGGTGATGGCGCAGGGCCGGATCGCCGGCGAACTCACGGCCGCCGAGGCCACCCAGGACTCCGTGATGGCACTCGCCGTCAGCACACCCACCCCTGTTGGAACTACCGGAACTACTGCTGTGGAGGGCTCCCGTGGCCACTGA
- a CDS encoding LacI family DNA-binding transcriptional regulator produces the protein MASIKDVAAEAGVSVATVSRVLNDHPSVSEDARARVLAAVEALGYRPNALARSLRTDQTRTLGLVISDVMNHYFTTLARSVEEEARALGYSVIIGNADERPDLQDHHVRTLLDRRIDGLLVSPTDGGSPLMLDTARGGTPMVFVDRWIPGVDVPVVRADGRQAVRDLVAHLHGLGHRRLAIIAGPAATTTGSERVEAFREALAEYGLPLPDAYIGQGDFQAESGRRVTDAFLGLAEPPEVVFAADNLMALGALDAVRARGMRVPQDIALAAFDDIPWFVHTDPPVTAIAQPTGELGRAAVRALVDMIEGRSPQSVTLAAHLVVRRSCGEPAPASSEQPPEPPVTNRSLS, from the coding sequence ATGGCGAGCATCAAGGACGTCGCAGCCGAGGCGGGCGTGTCCGTCGCCACGGTGTCGCGGGTCCTGAACGACCATCCGTCGGTCAGCGAGGACGCACGCGCACGCGTGCTGGCCGCTGTCGAGGCGCTGGGCTACCGCCCCAACGCCCTCGCCCGCTCCCTGCGCACCGACCAGACCCGCACCCTCGGCCTGGTCATCAGCGATGTGATGAACCACTACTTCACGACCCTGGCCCGCTCGGTCGAGGAGGAGGCCCGCGCCCTCGGCTACAGCGTGATCATCGGCAACGCCGACGAACGCCCCGACCTCCAGGACCACCACGTACGGACCCTGCTGGACCGCCGTATCGACGGCCTCCTCGTCTCCCCCACCGACGGCGGCTCGCCGCTGATGCTGGACACCGCGCGCGGGGGCACCCCGATGGTCTTCGTGGACCGCTGGATCCCGGGCGTGGACGTGCCGGTCGTACGGGCGGACGGGCGCCAGGCGGTCCGGGACCTCGTCGCCCACCTGCACGGGCTCGGGCACCGGCGGCTCGCGATCATCGCGGGCCCGGCGGCCACCACCACCGGCAGTGAGCGCGTCGAGGCGTTCAGGGAGGCCCTGGCGGAGTACGGGCTGCCGCTCCCCGACGCCTACATCGGGCAGGGCGACTTCCAGGCCGAGAGCGGGCGCCGCGTGACGGACGCGTTCCTCGGCCTGGCCGAGCCGCCCGAGGTCGTCTTCGCGGCCGACAACCTGATGGCGCTGGGCGCGCTGGACGCCGTACGCGCGCGTGGGATGCGGGTTCCGCAGGACATCGCGCTCGCGGCCTTCGACGACATCCCGTGGTTCGTGCACACCGATCCGCCCGTCACGGCCATCGCGCAACCGACCGGCGAGCTGGGGCGGGCCGCCGTCCGGGCGCTGGTCGACATGATCGAGGGGCGCTCTCCGCAGTCCGTGACGCTGGCCGCGCACCTCGTCGTACGGCGGTCGTGCGGTGAGCCGGCCCCGGCCTCATCCGAACAGCCCCCCGAGCCCCCCGTGACGAACAGGAGTCTGTCGTGA
- the recD2 gene encoding SF1B family DNA helicase RecD2 — protein MSNQAGGPKQAQGERQLAVLEGVLERITYANEDNGYTVARVDTGRGAGDLLTVVGALLGAQVGESLRMEGRWGSHQQYGKQFTVENYTTLLPATVQGIRRYLGSGLVKGIGPIFADRITQHFGLDTLRIIEEEPKRLIEVPGLGPKRTRKIADAWEEQKAIKEVMLFLQTVEVSTSIAVRIYKKYGDASISVVKNQPYRLASDVWGIGFLTADKIAQSVGIPHDSPERVKAGLQYALSQATDQGNCYLPEERLIADAVKLLQVDTGLVIECLAELAAPPEEGEDPGVVREKVPGPDGDSEPVTAVYLVPFHRAELSLSAQLLRLLRTGEDRMPAFHDVAWDKALTWLQGRTGADLAPEQEAAVRLALTQKVAVLTGGPGCGKSFTVRSIVELARAKKAKVVLAAPTGRAAKRLAELTGAEASTVHRLLELKPGGDAAYDRDRPLDADLVVVDEASMLDLLLANKLAKAVAPGAHLLFVGDVDQLPSVGAGEVLRDLLADGSPVPAVRLTKVFRQAQQSGVVTNAHRINSGQHPVTDGMKDFFLFVEDDTEEAGRLTVDVAARRIPAKFGLDPRRDVQVLAPMHRGPAGAGNLNGLLQQAITPGRPDLPEKRFGGRVFRIGDKVTQIRNNYDKGENGVFNGTVGVVTSLDEVEQRLTVLTDEDEEVPYDFDELDELAHAYAVTIHRSQGSEYPAVVIPVTTGAWMMLQRNLLYTAVTRAKKLVVLVGSRKAIGQAVRTVSAGRRCTALDFRLKS, from the coding sequence ATGTCGAATCAGGCGGGCGGTCCGAAGCAGGCGCAGGGGGAACGGCAACTGGCCGTCCTCGAAGGCGTCCTGGAGCGGATCACGTACGCCAACGAGGACAACGGCTACACGGTCGCCAGGGTCGACACCGGCCGTGGCGCCGGCGACCTCCTCACCGTCGTGGGCGCGCTGCTCGGCGCCCAGGTCGGCGAGTCGCTGCGCATGGAGGGCCGTTGGGGCTCCCACCAGCAGTACGGCAAGCAGTTCACGGTTGAGAACTACACGACTCTCCTGCCCGCCACCGTCCAGGGCATCCGCCGCTATCTCGGCTCCGGCCTGGTCAAGGGCATCGGCCCGATCTTCGCCGACCGGATCACCCAGCACTTCGGCCTGGACACCCTCCGGATCATCGAGGAGGAGCCCAAGCGGCTCATCGAGGTGCCGGGCCTCGGCCCCAAGCGCACCAGGAAGATCGCCGACGCCTGGGAGGAACAGAAGGCGATCAAGGAGGTCATGCTCTTCCTCCAGACCGTCGAGGTCTCCACGTCCATCGCCGTGCGCATCTACAAGAAGTACGGCGACGCCTCGATCTCGGTCGTCAAGAACCAGCCCTACCGCCTCGCGTCCGACGTCTGGGGCATCGGCTTCCTCACCGCCGACAAGATCGCCCAGTCCGTCGGCATTCCGCACGACAGCCCCGAGCGCGTCAAGGCGGGCCTGCAGTACGCCCTTTCGCAGGCCACCGACCAGGGCAACTGCTATCTCCCCGAGGAACGGCTGATCGCGGACGCCGTAAAACTCCTCCAGGTCGACACGGGCCTCGTCATCGAGTGCCTCGCCGAACTCGCGGCGCCCCCGGAGGAGGGCGAGGACCCCGGCGTCGTACGGGAGAAGGTCCCAGGCCCCGACGGCGACTCGGAGCCTGTGACGGCGGTCTATCTGGTCCCCTTCCACCGCGCCGAACTCTCCCTCTCCGCCCAGCTGTTGCGCCTCCTGCGCACCGGCGAGGACCGGATGCCCGCTTTCCACGACGTGGCCTGGGACAAGGCGCTGACCTGGCTCCAGGGGCGTACCGGGGCCGATCTCGCCCCCGAGCAGGAGGCGGCTGTCCGGCTGGCGCTGACGCAGAAGGTCGCCGTCCTCACCGGCGGACCGGGCTGCGGCAAGTCCTTCACGGTCCGCTCGATCGTGGAGCTGGCGCGCGCCAAGAAGGCCAAGGTCGTCCTCGCCGCCCCGACCGGCCGCGCCGCCAAGCGCCTCGCCGAACTCACCGGCGCCGAGGCCTCCACCGTCCACCGCCTCCTGGAACTGAAGCCCGGCGGCGACGCGGCCTACGACAGGGACCGCCCCCTCGACGCCGACCTGGTGGTCGTGGACGAGGCGTCGATGCTGGACCTGCTGCTGGCCAACAAGCTGGCGAAGGCGGTCGCGCCGGGAGCGCACCTGTTGTTCGTCGGGGACGTGGACCAGCTCCCCAGCGTCGGCGCGGGCGAAGTCCTGCGGGACCTGCTGGCCGACGGCAGTCCGGTCCCCGCCGTCCGGCTCACCAAGGTCTTCCGGCAGGCCCAGCAGTCGGGCGTGGTGACGAACGCGCACCGCATCAACTCCGGGCAGCATCCGGTCACCGACGGCATGAAGGACTTCTTCCTCTTCGTCGAGGACGACACGGAGGAGGCCGGCCGGCTCACCGTCGATGTGGCTGCACGACGAATTCCGGCCAAGTTCGGCCTCGATCCCCGGCGGGATGTCCAGGTGCTCGCGCCGATGCACCGGGGCCCAGCAGGCGCCGGCAACCTCAACGGGCTGCTCCAGCAGGCGATCACGCCGGGGCGCCCCGACCTCCCCGAGAAGCGGTTCGGCGGCCGGGTCTTCCGGATCGGCGACAAGGTCACGCAGATCCGCAACAACTACGACAAGGGCGAGAACGGCGTCTTCAACGGCACCGTCGGCGTCGTCACCTCCCTCGACGAGGTCGAACAGCGCCTGACCGTACTGACCGACGAGGACGAGGAAGTGCCGTACGACTTCGATGAGCTGGACGAACTCGCCCACGCGTACGCCGTGACCATCCACCGCTCCCAGGGCAGCGAGTACCCGGCGGTGGTCATCCCGGTCACCACGGGCGCGTGGATGATGCTCCAGCGCAACCTGTTGTATACGGCCGTCACCCGGGCGAAGAAGCTGGTCGTCCTGGTCGGTTCACGCAAGGCGATAGGTCAGGCGGTGCGCACGGTGTCGGCTGGACGGCGCTGCACGGCACTGGACTTCAGACTGAAGTCGTAG
- a CDS encoding citrate synthase: MSEHTNNAVVLRFGDGEYTYPVIDATVGDKGFDIGKLRAQTGLVTLDSGYGNTAAYKSAITYLDGEEGILRYRGYPIEQLAERSTFLEVAFLLINGELPTVDELSVFKNEITQHTLLHEDVKNFYRGFPRDAHPMAMLSSVVSALSTFYQDSHNPFDEKQRNLSTIRLLAKLPTIAAYAYKKSIGHPFVYPRNDLGYVENFLRMTFSVPAQEYDLDPVVVSALDKLLILHADHEQNCSTSTVRLVGSSQANMFASISAGISALWGPLHGGANQSVLEMLEGIKANGGDVDSFIRKVKNKEDGVRLMGFGHRVYKSFDPRAKIIKAAAHDVLSALGKSDELLDIALKLEEHALSDDYFVSRNLYPNVDFYTGLIYRAMGFPTEMFTVLFALGRLPGWIAQWHEMIKEPGSRIGRPRQIYTGVVERDFVPVEQR; encoded by the coding sequence GTGAGCGAGCACACCAACAACGCTGTAGTACTGCGGTTCGGCGACGGCGAGTACACCTACCCGGTGATCGACGCCACCGTCGGCGACAAGGGCTTCGACATCGGGAAGCTCCGCGCTCAGACCGGTCTGGTGACGCTGGACAGCGGCTACGGCAACACCGCCGCCTATAAATCCGCGATCACCTACCTCGACGGCGAGGAGGGCATCCTCCGGTACCGCGGGTACCCGATCGAGCAGCTCGCCGAGCGGTCCACCTTCCTCGAGGTGGCGTTCCTGCTGATCAACGGTGAGCTTCCGACCGTGGACGAGCTCTCCGTGTTCAAGAACGAGATCACGCAGCACACCCTGCTGCACGAGGACGTCAAGAACTTCTACCGCGGCTTCCCGCGCGACGCGCACCCGATGGCGATGCTGTCGTCGGTCGTCTCGGCGCTGTCGACCTTCTACCAGGACAGCCACAACCCGTTCGACGAGAAGCAGCGCAACCTCTCGACGATCCGGCTGCTCGCCAAGCTTCCGACGATCGCCGCGTACGCGTACAAGAAGTCGATCGGTCACCCCTTCGTCTACCCGCGCAACGACCTCGGTTACGTCGAGAACTTCCTCCGTATGACGTTCTCGGTGCCGGCGCAGGAGTACGACCTCGACCCGGTCGTCGTCTCCGCCCTCGACAAGCTGCTGATCCTGCACGCCGACCACGAGCAGAACTGTTCGACGTCGACGGTCCGTCTGGTCGGCTCCTCGCAGGCCAACATGTTCGCGTCGATCTCGGCCGGCATCTCCGCGCTCTGGGGCCCGCTGCACGGTGGCGCCAACCAGTCCGTGCTGGAGATGCTGGAGGGCATCAAGGCGAACGGCGGCGATGTCGACTCCTTCATCCGCAAGGTGAAGAACAAGGAGGACGGCGTCCGCCTGATGGGCTTCGGCCACCGGGTGTACAAGTCCTTCGACCCGCGCGCGAAGATCATCAAGGCTGCCGCGCACGATGTCCTCTCGGCGCTCGGCAAGTCCGACGAGCTGCTGGACATCGCGCTGAAGCTGGAGGAGCACGCGCTCTCCGACGACTACTTCGTCTCGCGCAACCTCTACCCGAACGTCGACTTCTACACGGGCCTCATCTACCGCGCGATGGGCTTCCCGACCGAGATGTTCACGGTTCTGTTCGCCCTCGGCCGCCTCCCGGGCTGGATCGCCCAGTGGCACGAGATGATCAAGGAGCCGGGATCGCGCATCGGCCGCCCGCGCCAGATCTACACGGGCGTGGTGGAGCGCGACTTCGTGCCGGTCGAACAGCGCTGA
- a CDS encoding heavy metal translocating P-type ATPase, which produces MTSTGTSTEKTPIATPHEVELTIGGMTCASCAARVEKKLNRMDGVFATVNYATEKAKVSYADGVGVDDLIATVVKTGYTAEEPPPPAVVDETTAAERDADPEPAGLRERLVVSVLLAVPVVLMSMVPALQFDNWRWLALTLASPVVVWGGLPFHRAAFTNARHGAATMDTLVSVGTLAAYGWSLWALFWGDAGKPAMPGMDDGMGVRESFSFTASRTGGTSEIYLEVAAGVVAFILLGRYLEARAKRRSGAALRALMELGAKDVSVLRGGREVRVPVGELAIGDRFVVRPGEKIATDGTVVEGVSAVDASMLTGESVPVDVGAGDTVTGATVNAEGRLVVEATRVGADTQLARMARLVEDAQNGKAEVQRLADRISGIFVPVVLLIALGTFGAWLGVTGDTVAAFTAAVAVLIIACPCALGLATPTALMVGTGRGAQLGILIKGPEVLESTRRVDTIVLDKTGTVTTGRMTLQEVYVAEGTDEKQVLRLAGALEHASEHPVARAVAAGAEERVGALPEAESFENVPGRGVRGRVDGHEVAVGRLVDGLSEPLPRELAHAKAEAESGGRTAVVVAWDGVARGVLTVADAVRETSAEAVRELRALGLTPVLLTGDNRAVALAVAKAVGIDAEDVVAEVLPEEKVDAVRRLQGEGRIVAMVGDGVNDAAALATADLGLAMGTGTDAAIEASDLTLVRGDLRVAADAIRLSRKTLATIKGNLVWAFGYNVAALPLAAAGLLNPMIAGAAMAFSSVFVVTNSLRLRTFR; this is translated from the coding sequence ATGACCAGCACCGGTACCAGTACCGAGAAGACCCCGATAGCCACGCCCCACGAGGTCGAGCTGACCATCGGCGGGATGACGTGTGCCAGCTGCGCGGCCCGCGTCGAGAAGAAGCTCAACCGCATGGACGGCGTCTTCGCCACGGTCAACTACGCGACCGAGAAGGCCAAGGTCTCGTACGCCGACGGAGTCGGGGTCGACGATCTGATCGCCACCGTCGTGAAGACGGGGTACACCGCCGAGGAGCCGCCCCCGCCCGCTGTCGTCGACGAGACGACGGCCGCCGAGCGGGACGCGGACCCCGAGCCGGCCGGTCTGCGGGAGCGGCTCGTCGTCTCCGTGCTGCTCGCCGTGCCCGTCGTCCTGATGTCCATGGTTCCCGCGCTCCAGTTCGACAACTGGCGGTGGCTCGCGCTGACGCTGGCCTCGCCGGTCGTCGTCTGGGGCGGACTGCCGTTCCACCGGGCCGCGTTCACCAACGCGCGGCACGGTGCGGCCACCATGGACACCCTGGTGTCGGTCGGCACGCTCGCCGCGTACGGCTGGTCCCTGTGGGCACTGTTCTGGGGCGACGCGGGCAAACCTGCGATGCCCGGGATGGACGACGGGATGGGGGTGCGGGAAAGCTTCTCGTTCACCGCCTCCCGTACGGGCGGCACGTCGGAGATCTACCTCGAAGTCGCCGCCGGGGTCGTCGCGTTCATCCTGCTCGGGCGCTATCTGGAGGCCCGCGCCAAGCGGCGCTCGGGCGCGGCGCTGCGGGCGCTCATGGAACTGGGCGCCAAGGACGTCTCAGTACTGCGCGGTGGGCGTGAAGTGCGCGTCCCCGTGGGCGAGTTGGCGATCGGCGACCGGTTCGTCGTACGGCCCGGGGAGAAGATCGCCACCGACGGTACGGTCGTCGAGGGTGTCTCGGCGGTCGACGCGTCGATGCTGACCGGCGAGTCCGTGCCGGTCGACGTGGGCGCCGGGGACACCGTCACGGGTGCGACCGTGAACGCCGAGGGCCGGCTGGTCGTCGAGGCCACCCGGGTCGGCGCGGACACCCAGCTCGCGCGGATGGCCCGGCTGGTGGAGGACGCGCAGAACGGCAAGGCCGAGGTGCAGCGGCTCGCCGACCGGATCTCCGGGATCTTCGTGCCGGTGGTGCTGCTGATCGCGCTCGGTACGTTCGGCGCCTGGCTCGGCGTCACGGGTGACACGGTCGCCGCCTTCACCGCCGCGGTCGCCGTCCTGATCATCGCCTGCCCGTGTGCGCTGGGCCTGGCCACCCCGACCGCGCTGATGGTGGGCACCGGGCGCGGGGCGCAGCTCGGCATCCTCATCAAGGGCCCCGAGGTCCTGGAGTCCACGCGCCGCGTCGACACGATCGTCCTGGACAAGACGGGCACGGTGACCACGGGCCGCATGACCCTCCAGGAGGTGTACGTCGCCGAGGGCACCGACGAGAAGCAGGTGCTGCGGCTCGCGGGCGCCCTCGAACACGCCTCCGAGCACCCGGTCGCGCGGGCGGTGGCCGCGGGGGCGGAGGAGCGCGTCGGGGCGCTGCCGGAGGCCGAGTCCTTCGAGAACGTGCCCGGGCGGGGCGTACGCGGACGGGTGGATGGTCATGAGGTGGCCGTGGGGCGGCTCGTGGACGGGCTGTCCGAGCCGCTGCCGCGGGAGTTGGCCCACGCGAAGGCGGAGGCCGAGAGCGGCGGACGTACGGCCGTGGTGGTCGCCTGGGACGGGGTGGCACGCGGTGTCCTCACCGTCGCCGACGCGGTCAGGGAGACCAGCGCCGAGGCCGTGCGCGAGCTGCGCGCGCTGGGGCTCACGCCGGTGCTGCTGACCGGGGACAACCGGGCGGTGGCGCTGGCGGTGGCCAAGGCCGTCGGGATCGACGCCGAGGATGTCGTCGCGGAGGTGCTGCCTGAGGAGAAGGTCGACGCCGTACGACGGCTCCAGGGCGAGGGGCGGATCGTGGCGATGGTCGGCGACGGGGTGAACGACGCGGCGGCGCTGGCCACCGCCGATCTGGGCCTGGCGATGGGTACGGGCACCGACGCGGCGATCGAGGCGAGCGATCTGACGCTGGTGCGCGGGGATCTGCGGGTGGCCGCCGACGCCATCCGGCTGTCGCGGAAGACGCTCGCGACCATCAAGGGCAACCTGGTGTGGGCGTTCGGCTACAACGTGGCCGCGCTGCCGCTGGCCGCCGCCGGACTGCTGAATCCGATGATCGCGGGGGCGGCGATGGCCTTCTCCTCGGTGTTCGTGGTGACGAACAGCCTCCGACTGCGCACGTTCCGCTGA
- a CDS encoding heavy-metal-associated domain-containing protein encodes MTAQTDTPGSVTAVYQVTGMSCGHCEGSVSAEISELAGVTSVKAMAATGEVTVVSEAPLDEAAVRAAVDEAGFELADHA; translated from the coding sequence ATGACCGCCCAGACCGACACCCCCGGTTCCGTCACCGCCGTCTACCAGGTGACCGGCATGAGCTGCGGGCACTGCGAGGGCTCGGTCTCGGCCGAGATCTCCGAGCTCGCCGGTGTCACCTCGGTGAAGGCCATGGCCGCCACCGGCGAGGTCACCGTGGTGTCCGAGGCCCCGCTCGACGAGGCCGCCGTCCGCGCCGCGGTGGACGAGGCGGGCTTCGAGCTCGCCGACCACGCCTGA
- a CDS encoding zinc-dependent alcohol dehydrogenase family protein, with translation MRAVVFERYGEPAEVQEVPEPVLAPHGVVVRVEATGLCRSDWHGWMGHDPDIALPHVPGHELAGVVEAVGARVSGWRAGDRVTVPFVCACGSCPSCAAGDQQVCERQTQPGFTHWGSFAEFVALDHADVNLVAMPEGMSFGTAASLGCRFATAYRAVVQQGRVAAGEWVAVHGCGGVGLSAVMIAAASGARVVAVDVSPGALELARKFGAAECVNAATTDDTAAAVRELTGGGAQLSLDALGSPVTCAASVNGLRRRGRHVQVGLLPSDTGTTPVPMARVVALELELLGSHGMAAHTYPPMLELVRAGVLRPDLLVTSTIPLTESPAALAEMGTASGAGVTVIEPWR, from the coding sequence ATGCGGGCAGTGGTGTTCGAGCGGTACGGGGAGCCGGCCGAGGTACAGGAGGTGCCGGAGCCGGTGCTCGCGCCCCACGGGGTCGTGGTGCGCGTCGAGGCCACCGGGCTGTGCCGGAGCGACTGGCACGGCTGGATGGGCCACGACCCCGACATCGCGCTGCCGCACGTGCCCGGCCATGAACTCGCCGGTGTCGTCGAGGCGGTCGGCGCCCGGGTGAGCGGCTGGCGGGCCGGGGACCGGGTCACGGTGCCCTTCGTCTGCGCCTGCGGGAGCTGCCCGTCCTGTGCGGCCGGGGACCAGCAGGTGTGCGAGCGGCAGACCCAGCCGGGGTTCACGCACTGGGGTTCGTTCGCGGAGTTCGTCGCGCTGGACCACGCCGACGTGAACCTCGTCGCCATGCCGGAGGGAATGTCCTTCGGGACGGCGGCCTCGCTGGGCTGCCGGTTCGCGACGGCGTACCGGGCGGTGGTCCAGCAGGGCCGGGTGGCGGCGGGGGAGTGGGTCGCCGTGCACGGGTGCGGCGGTGTGGGCCTCTCCGCCGTGATGATCGCGGCGGCCTCCGGCGCCCGGGTCGTCGCGGTCGACGTGTCCCCCGGAGCGCTGGAACTGGCGCGCAAGTTCGGCGCGGCGGAGTGCGTGAACGCGGCCACGACCGACGACACGGCAGCAGCCGTACGTGAACTGACGGGCGGCGGCGCCCAGTTGTCGCTGGACGCGCTCGGCTCACCGGTCACCTGCGCGGCCTCGGTGAACGGCCTGCGCCGCCGCGGCCGTCACGTCCAGGTCGGCCTGCTCCCGTCGGACACCGGCACAACGCCCGTCCCGATGGCCCGCGTTGTCGCCCTGGAACTCGAACTCCTCGGCAGCCACGGCATGGCCGCCCACACCTACCCGCCGATGCTGGAGCTGGTGCGCGCCGGTGTACTGCGGCCGGACCTGCTGGTGACGTCCACCATCCCGCTGACGGAGTCCCCGGCCGCGCTGGCGGAGATGGGGACGGCGTCGGGCGCCGGGGTGACGGTCATCGAGCCGTGGCGCTGA
- a CDS encoding GNAT family N-acetyltransferase, producing the protein MNFSVKPVLTGERAVLRPFTEDDVPVMAGILHDPEVLRLTGSPVEEFDPDRLRSWYTTRNAQADRLDLGIVDRASGELVGEVVLNDWDEPNRNCSFRILIGPGGRDRGLGTEAVRLIVGHAFEQLGLHRVSLHVFAFNPRARRAYEKAGFVAEGVERQTLWHDGEWIDAVRMSVLAHEWAAHHGYPDLDEVSATAR; encoded by the coding sequence ATGAACTTCTCCGTCAAACCCGTTCTCACCGGCGAGAGGGCTGTACTGCGGCCGTTCACCGAGGACGACGTCCCCGTCATGGCCGGGATCCTGCACGATCCCGAGGTGCTCAGGCTCACCGGCAGCCCTGTCGAGGAGTTCGACCCGGACCGGCTGCGCTCCTGGTACACGACCCGGAACGCCCAGGCCGACCGGCTCGACCTGGGCATCGTGGACCGGGCGAGCGGGGAACTCGTCGGCGAGGTGGTCCTGAACGACTGGGACGAGCCCAACCGCAATTGCAGCTTCCGCATCCTGATCGGCCCGGGCGGCCGTGACCGCGGTCTCGGCACCGAGGCCGTCCGCCTCATCGTCGGGCACGCCTTCGAACAACTGGGCCTGCACCGCGTGTCGTTGCACGTCTTCGCCTTCAACCCCCGGGCGCGCCGCGCCTACGAGAAGGCCGGTTTCGTGGCCGAGGGCGTCGAGCGCCAGACCCTGTGGCACGACGGCGAGTGGATCGACGCCGTACGCATGTCCGTCCTCGCCCACGAATGGGCCGCTCACCACGGGTACCCGGACCTCGACGAGGTCAGCGCCACGGCTCGATGA
- a CDS encoding helix-turn-helix transcriptional regulator yields MTDRRLWSYKEIAAHIRVQPDTVRSYRKHGLLPTPDHVESGKPYWYADTVRAWVASRPGNRGRRDD; encoded by the coding sequence ATGACCGACCGACGGCTCTGGTCGTACAAAGAGATCGCCGCACACATCCGCGTCCAGCCGGACACCGTGCGCTCGTACCGCAAGCACGGCCTGTTGCCCACGCCCGACCACGTGGAGAGCGGCAAGCCCTACTGGTACGCCGACACGGTACGGGCGTGGGTCGCGTCCCGGCCGGGCAACCGGGGCCGAAGAGACGACTGA